One window from the genome of Poecilia reticulata strain Guanapo linkage group LG9, Guppy_female_1.0+MT, whole genome shotgun sequence encodes:
- the LOC103469938 gene encoding selenocysteine insertion sequence-binding protein 2 isoform X3 yields the protein MEKNFEKHQKKRSRDASDPHTASVPLVLPNPYVSNQTSARNWTDLSQNQAGKGGDVSRSHGYSSRRPVRDKNKLLWDPHSKTSKSSNDSQGRNVGKNSADARQKAGFRHVKSAPVSGRKSAPALADFAPFEVKMADFPELDGGLQKSASHAGAQKVCWGPSPQCTNPQTQTTTQKAGRNGSPAELEPLQNTAPVNPPAAQPAITSWANIASQPPKKPVTDETIHRSDTQTNCLSTPQEEGGPGKKKRKRKKKSKSNAEDAEAESGSPLIHHKPPKLEDEEEFPDLVLGLTGLNSKTKLCNEENQREGGQYQSADLNKEKSPVGKTQLPEMAKKGQKAEKVSGKKSKAPVQLDIGNMLAVLEKKQQTQKSKQDTKPIILSVGGGLPVVQKQSSALKKPPWQQDKIAHNPLDSTSPLVKKGKQREVPKAKKPTPLKKVILKEREEKKQRRLLEERGLLPENGSELTNDAAEEQHDSNDTEDIQSLTQGFDEQLNLNGTNANMEEADEDNDKNDDVQQEVPSSEPQQNNVPKIHSRKFRDYCSQMLRKDLDECVTSLLKELVRFQDRLYQKDPMKARMKRRIVMGLREVLKHLKLKKVKCVIISPNCERIQSKGGLDEVLHTIINMCREQGVPFVFALSRKALGHCVNKAVPVSLVGIFNYDGAQDFYHKMIELSSEAQRAYEVMLSSSERSDQPETQQHGNTEPLQINSLAEESEPGPNSKWSEKPHYLKFWEQILEEESSHALLSHVEQLLDSECTENAEEEES from the exons ATGGAGAAG aattttgaaaaacatcagaagaaaagaagcagagaTGCTTCTGATCCTCACACAGCTTCAGTTCCTCTGGTCTTACCAAATCCTTATGTGTCCAACCAAACTTCAGCCAG aaactggaCAGATCTGAGCCAAAACCAAGCAGGAAAAGGGGGAGATGTTTCAAGAAGTCATGGCTACAGCAGCAGACGTCCTGTGAGGgacaaaaacaagctcctctggGATCCACAttcaaag ACATCAAAAAGCAGCAATGACTCTCAGGGCAGAAATGTGGGCAAAAACTCAGCGGATGCACGACAAAAAG CAGGTTTTAGACATGTCAAGTCAGCCCCAGTGTCTGGAAGGAAATCAGCACCAGCACTGGCAGATTTTGCCCCGTTTGAAGTGAAGATGGCTGATTTTCCAGAGTTAGATGGCGGTTTGCAGAAATCAGCTTCTCATGCTGGAGCACAGAAAGTCTGCTGGGGTCCAAGCCCTCAATGCACAAACCCACAAACTCAGACGACTACCCAGAAG GCTGGAAGAAATGGCTCTCCAGCAGAACTTGAGCCCTTGCAGAATACCGCCCCTGTTAACCCACCAG CAGCTCAGCCGGCAATAACATCCTGGGCAAATATTGCCTCTCAGCCCCCAAAGAAACCTGTTACAGACGAGACAATTCACCGCAGCGACACACAG ACAAACTGCCTCTCTACCCCACAAGAAGAGGGCGGCCCAGGAAAGAAAAAgcgaaaaaggaaaaaaaaatccaaaagcaACGCTGAGGATGCAGAAGCCGAGTCGGGGAGTCCACTAATTCATCACAAGCCTCCAAAACTTGAg gATGAAGAAGAATTCCCTGACTTGGTGCTGGGTTTAACTGGgttaaacagcaaaacaaagctATGCAATGAG GAAAACCAAAGAGAAGGAGGACAGTACCAGTCTGCTGACCTGAACAAGGAAAAGTCACCAGTAGGAAAAACTCAACTGCCTGAAATGGCTAAAAAAGGACAG AAAGCAGAGAAAGTATCGGGGAAAAAGAGCAAAGCCCCGGTCCAGCTGGACATCGGAAACATGCTGGCCGTCCTGGAAAAGAAGCAACAAACTCAAAAATCAAAGCAGGACACCAAGCCGATCATTCTCTCTG TTGGTGGAGGACTGCCTGTCGTCCAGAAGCAATCGTCGGCTCTAAAGAAGCCGCCATGGCAGCAGGATAAAATCGCACACAATCCGTTGGACTCGACCAGCCCTTTAGTTAAGAAAGGAAAGCAAAGAGAAGTGCCTAAAGCCAAGAAACCCACTCCTCTGAAGAAG gtcattttgaaagaaagagaagagaaaaaacagagacGCCTGCTAGAGGAAAGAGGACTGCTGCCTGAAAATGGCTCTGAACTCACTAATGATGCTGCAGAAGAGCAGCATGACTCAAATGACACAG AAGACATTCAGAGTCTTACACAAGGATTCGACGAACAGCTGAATTTAAACGGTACAAACGCCAACATGGAGGAAGCAGATGAGGACAACGACAAAAACGATGATGTGCAACAGGAAGTCCCGTCATCTGAGCCCCAACAGAACAACGTTCCCAAAATTCACAGCAGGAAGTTTAGAGA CTACTGCAGCCAGATGCTGAGGAAAGACCTGGATGAGTGTGTGACGTCGCTGCTGAAGGAGCTGGTCCGGTTCCAGGACCGGCTGTACCAGAAGGATCCCATGAAGGCCCGCATGAAGCGGCGGATCGTGATGGGCCTTCGAGAGGTTCTGAAACACCTCAAACTGAAGAAGGTCAAGTGTGTCATCATCTCGCCCAACTGCGAACGCATCCAGTCCAAAG GTGGCCTGGACGAGGTTCTGCACACGATCATCAACATGTGTCGTGAACAGGGCGTACCGTTCGTGTTTGCACTTTCCAGGAAAGCTCTGGGCCACTGTGTCAACAAGGCTGTGCCCGTCAGCCTTGTGGGCATCTTCAACTACGATGGAGCGCAG GATTTCTATCACAAGATGATTGAGTTGTCATCTGAGGCCCAGAGAGCCTACGAGGTGATGCTGTCGAGCTCGGAGCGCAGCGACCAGCCCGAAACACAGCAGCATGGAAACACAGAGCCACTGCAGATTAACAGTCTGGCTGAGGAGTCCGAGCCCGGACCCAACAGCAAATGGTCCGAGAAACCACATTACT
- the LOC103469938 gene encoding selenocysteine insertion sequence-binding protein 2 isoform X1 encodes MEKNFEKHQKKRSRDASDPHTASVPLVLPNPYVSNQTSARNWTDLSQNQAGKGGDVSRSHGYSSRRPVRDKNKLLWDPHSKTSKSSNDSQGRNVGKNSADARQKASAGFRHVKSAPVSGRKSAPALADFAPFEVKMADFPELDGGLQKSASHAGAQKVCWGPSPQCTNPQTQTTTQKAGRNGSPAELEPLQNTAPVNPPAAQPAITSWANIASQPPKKPVTDETIHRSDTQTNCLSTPQEEGGPGKKKRKRKKKSKSNAEDAEAESGSPLIHHKPPKLEDEEEFPDLVLGLTGLNSKTKLCNEENQREGGQYQSADLNKEKSPVGKTQLPEMAKKGQKAEKVSGKKSKAPVQLDIGNMLAVLEKKQQTQKSKQDTKPIILSVGGGLPVVQKQSSALKKPPWQQDKIAHNPLDSTSPLVKKGKQREVPKAKKPTPLKKVILKEREEKKQRRLLEERGLLPENGSELTNDAAEEQHDSNDTEDIQSLTQGFDEQLNLNGTNANMEEADEDNDKNDDVQQEVPSSEPQQNNVPKIHSRKFRDYCSQMLRKDLDECVTSLLKELVRFQDRLYQKDPMKARMKRRIVMGLREVLKHLKLKKVKCVIISPNCERIQSKGGLDEVLHTIINMCREQGVPFVFALSRKALGHCVNKAVPVSLVGIFNYDGAQDFYHKMIELSSEAQRAYEVMLSSSERSDQPETQQHGNTEPLQINSLAEESEPGPNSKWSEKPHYLKFWEQILEEESSHALLSHVEQLLDSECTENAEEEES; translated from the exons ATGGAGAAG aattttgaaaaacatcagaagaaaagaagcagagaTGCTTCTGATCCTCACACAGCTTCAGTTCCTCTGGTCTTACCAAATCCTTATGTGTCCAACCAAACTTCAGCCAG aaactggaCAGATCTGAGCCAAAACCAAGCAGGAAAAGGGGGAGATGTTTCAAGAAGTCATGGCTACAGCAGCAGACGTCCTGTGAGGgacaaaaacaagctcctctggGATCCACAttcaaag ACATCAAAAAGCAGCAATGACTCTCAGGGCAGAAATGTGGGCAAAAACTCAGCGGATGCACGACAAAAAG CATCAGCAGGTTTTAGACATGTCAAGTCAGCCCCAGTGTCTGGAAGGAAATCAGCACCAGCACTGGCAGATTTTGCCCCGTTTGAAGTGAAGATGGCTGATTTTCCAGAGTTAGATGGCGGTTTGCAGAAATCAGCTTCTCATGCTGGAGCACAGAAAGTCTGCTGGGGTCCAAGCCCTCAATGCACAAACCCACAAACTCAGACGACTACCCAGAAG GCTGGAAGAAATGGCTCTCCAGCAGAACTTGAGCCCTTGCAGAATACCGCCCCTGTTAACCCACCAG CAGCTCAGCCGGCAATAACATCCTGGGCAAATATTGCCTCTCAGCCCCCAAAGAAACCTGTTACAGACGAGACAATTCACCGCAGCGACACACAG ACAAACTGCCTCTCTACCCCACAAGAAGAGGGCGGCCCAGGAAAGAAAAAgcgaaaaaggaaaaaaaaatccaaaagcaACGCTGAGGATGCAGAAGCCGAGTCGGGGAGTCCACTAATTCATCACAAGCCTCCAAAACTTGAg gATGAAGAAGAATTCCCTGACTTGGTGCTGGGTTTAACTGGgttaaacagcaaaacaaagctATGCAATGAG GAAAACCAAAGAGAAGGAGGACAGTACCAGTCTGCTGACCTGAACAAGGAAAAGTCACCAGTAGGAAAAACTCAACTGCCTGAAATGGCTAAAAAAGGACAG AAAGCAGAGAAAGTATCGGGGAAAAAGAGCAAAGCCCCGGTCCAGCTGGACATCGGAAACATGCTGGCCGTCCTGGAAAAGAAGCAACAAACTCAAAAATCAAAGCAGGACACCAAGCCGATCATTCTCTCTG TTGGTGGAGGACTGCCTGTCGTCCAGAAGCAATCGTCGGCTCTAAAGAAGCCGCCATGGCAGCAGGATAAAATCGCACACAATCCGTTGGACTCGACCAGCCCTTTAGTTAAGAAAGGAAAGCAAAGAGAAGTGCCTAAAGCCAAGAAACCCACTCCTCTGAAGAAG gtcattttgaaagaaagagaagagaaaaaacagagacGCCTGCTAGAGGAAAGAGGACTGCTGCCTGAAAATGGCTCTGAACTCACTAATGATGCTGCAGAAGAGCAGCATGACTCAAATGACACAG AAGACATTCAGAGTCTTACACAAGGATTCGACGAACAGCTGAATTTAAACGGTACAAACGCCAACATGGAGGAAGCAGATGAGGACAACGACAAAAACGATGATGTGCAACAGGAAGTCCCGTCATCTGAGCCCCAACAGAACAACGTTCCCAAAATTCACAGCAGGAAGTTTAGAGA CTACTGCAGCCAGATGCTGAGGAAAGACCTGGATGAGTGTGTGACGTCGCTGCTGAAGGAGCTGGTCCGGTTCCAGGACCGGCTGTACCAGAAGGATCCCATGAAGGCCCGCATGAAGCGGCGGATCGTGATGGGCCTTCGAGAGGTTCTGAAACACCTCAAACTGAAGAAGGTCAAGTGTGTCATCATCTCGCCCAACTGCGAACGCATCCAGTCCAAAG GTGGCCTGGACGAGGTTCTGCACACGATCATCAACATGTGTCGTGAACAGGGCGTACCGTTCGTGTTTGCACTTTCCAGGAAAGCTCTGGGCCACTGTGTCAACAAGGCTGTGCCCGTCAGCCTTGTGGGCATCTTCAACTACGATGGAGCGCAG GATTTCTATCACAAGATGATTGAGTTGTCATCTGAGGCCCAGAGAGCCTACGAGGTGATGCTGTCGAGCTCGGAGCGCAGCGACCAGCCCGAAACACAGCAGCATGGAAACACAGAGCCACTGCAGATTAACAGTCTGGCTGAGGAGTCCGAGCCCGGACCCAACAGCAAATGGTCCGAGAAACCACATTACT
- the LOC103469938 gene encoding selenocysteine insertion sequence-binding protein 2 isoform X2, whose product MEKNFEKHQKKRSRDASDPHTASVPLVLPNPYVSNQTSARNWTDLSQNQAGKGGDVSRSHGYSSRRPVRDKNKLLWDPHSKTSKSSNDSQGRNVGKNSADARQKASAGFRHVKSAPVSGRKSAPALADFAPFEVKMADFPELDGGLQKSASHAGAQKVCWGPSPQCTNPQTQTTTQKAGRNGSPAELEPLQNTAPVNPPAQPAITSWANIASQPPKKPVTDETIHRSDTQTNCLSTPQEEGGPGKKKRKRKKKSKSNAEDAEAESGSPLIHHKPPKLEDEEEFPDLVLGLTGLNSKTKLCNEENQREGGQYQSADLNKEKSPVGKTQLPEMAKKGQKAEKVSGKKSKAPVQLDIGNMLAVLEKKQQTQKSKQDTKPIILSVGGGLPVVQKQSSALKKPPWQQDKIAHNPLDSTSPLVKKGKQREVPKAKKPTPLKKVILKEREEKKQRRLLEERGLLPENGSELTNDAAEEQHDSNDTEDIQSLTQGFDEQLNLNGTNANMEEADEDNDKNDDVQQEVPSSEPQQNNVPKIHSRKFRDYCSQMLRKDLDECVTSLLKELVRFQDRLYQKDPMKARMKRRIVMGLREVLKHLKLKKVKCVIISPNCERIQSKGGLDEVLHTIINMCREQGVPFVFALSRKALGHCVNKAVPVSLVGIFNYDGAQDFYHKMIELSSEAQRAYEVMLSSSERSDQPETQQHGNTEPLQINSLAEESEPGPNSKWSEKPHYLKFWEQILEEESSHALLSHVEQLLDSECTENAEEEES is encoded by the exons ATGGAGAAG aattttgaaaaacatcagaagaaaagaagcagagaTGCTTCTGATCCTCACACAGCTTCAGTTCCTCTGGTCTTACCAAATCCTTATGTGTCCAACCAAACTTCAGCCAG aaactggaCAGATCTGAGCCAAAACCAAGCAGGAAAAGGGGGAGATGTTTCAAGAAGTCATGGCTACAGCAGCAGACGTCCTGTGAGGgacaaaaacaagctcctctggGATCCACAttcaaag ACATCAAAAAGCAGCAATGACTCTCAGGGCAGAAATGTGGGCAAAAACTCAGCGGATGCACGACAAAAAG CATCAGCAGGTTTTAGACATGTCAAGTCAGCCCCAGTGTCTGGAAGGAAATCAGCACCAGCACTGGCAGATTTTGCCCCGTTTGAAGTGAAGATGGCTGATTTTCCAGAGTTAGATGGCGGTTTGCAGAAATCAGCTTCTCATGCTGGAGCACAGAAAGTCTGCTGGGGTCCAAGCCCTCAATGCACAAACCCACAAACTCAGACGACTACCCAGAAG GCTGGAAGAAATGGCTCTCCAGCAGAACTTGAGCCCTTGCAGAATACCGCCCCTGTTAACCCACCAG CTCAGCCGGCAATAACATCCTGGGCAAATATTGCCTCTCAGCCCCCAAAGAAACCTGTTACAGACGAGACAATTCACCGCAGCGACACACAG ACAAACTGCCTCTCTACCCCACAAGAAGAGGGCGGCCCAGGAAAGAAAAAgcgaaaaaggaaaaaaaaatccaaaagcaACGCTGAGGATGCAGAAGCCGAGTCGGGGAGTCCACTAATTCATCACAAGCCTCCAAAACTTGAg gATGAAGAAGAATTCCCTGACTTGGTGCTGGGTTTAACTGGgttaaacagcaaaacaaagctATGCAATGAG GAAAACCAAAGAGAAGGAGGACAGTACCAGTCTGCTGACCTGAACAAGGAAAAGTCACCAGTAGGAAAAACTCAACTGCCTGAAATGGCTAAAAAAGGACAG AAAGCAGAGAAAGTATCGGGGAAAAAGAGCAAAGCCCCGGTCCAGCTGGACATCGGAAACATGCTGGCCGTCCTGGAAAAGAAGCAACAAACTCAAAAATCAAAGCAGGACACCAAGCCGATCATTCTCTCTG TTGGTGGAGGACTGCCTGTCGTCCAGAAGCAATCGTCGGCTCTAAAGAAGCCGCCATGGCAGCAGGATAAAATCGCACACAATCCGTTGGACTCGACCAGCCCTTTAGTTAAGAAAGGAAAGCAAAGAGAAGTGCCTAAAGCCAAGAAACCCACTCCTCTGAAGAAG gtcattttgaaagaaagagaagagaaaaaacagagacGCCTGCTAGAGGAAAGAGGACTGCTGCCTGAAAATGGCTCTGAACTCACTAATGATGCTGCAGAAGAGCAGCATGACTCAAATGACACAG AAGACATTCAGAGTCTTACACAAGGATTCGACGAACAGCTGAATTTAAACGGTACAAACGCCAACATGGAGGAAGCAGATGAGGACAACGACAAAAACGATGATGTGCAACAGGAAGTCCCGTCATCTGAGCCCCAACAGAACAACGTTCCCAAAATTCACAGCAGGAAGTTTAGAGA CTACTGCAGCCAGATGCTGAGGAAAGACCTGGATGAGTGTGTGACGTCGCTGCTGAAGGAGCTGGTCCGGTTCCAGGACCGGCTGTACCAGAAGGATCCCATGAAGGCCCGCATGAAGCGGCGGATCGTGATGGGCCTTCGAGAGGTTCTGAAACACCTCAAACTGAAGAAGGTCAAGTGTGTCATCATCTCGCCCAACTGCGAACGCATCCAGTCCAAAG GTGGCCTGGACGAGGTTCTGCACACGATCATCAACATGTGTCGTGAACAGGGCGTACCGTTCGTGTTTGCACTTTCCAGGAAAGCTCTGGGCCACTGTGTCAACAAGGCTGTGCCCGTCAGCCTTGTGGGCATCTTCAACTACGATGGAGCGCAG GATTTCTATCACAAGATGATTGAGTTGTCATCTGAGGCCCAGAGAGCCTACGAGGTGATGCTGTCGAGCTCGGAGCGCAGCGACCAGCCCGAAACACAGCAGCATGGAAACACAGAGCCACTGCAGATTAACAGTCTGGCTGAGGAGTCCGAGCCCGGACCCAACAGCAAATGGTCCGAGAAACCACATTACT
- the LOC103469939 gene encoding major facilitator superfamily domain-containing protein 10, whose protein sequence is MNEAAGDGSSFSSKVIGIVFIILLLDLLGFTLILPLLPSILDHYAQAGDVTYQSLQSVVDWFRKAVGIPMEKKYNSVLFGGLIGSLFSLLQFLSSPVTGALSDRHGRRPLLILTTVGLAASYAVWAVSRSFAMFLLFRVIGGICKGNVSLCTAIVADLPCPKARNRGMAMIGVAFSLGFTVGPLMGAYFAVSSKTTGNVFYETPALLALTFSVVDIFFIWMMLPETLPKVVKGSSSHGGDSLDLLSPVSLFHFTAVTKTKEPPSKERMQKLQVLGLVYFCYLFLFSGLEFTLSFLTHQRFKFTSMQQGKMFFFIGVIMALIQGGYARRIKPGQHIRAVYMAIMMLIPAFILIGLSWNIAMLYIGLALYSFAAAIVVPCLSTLVADHGSANQKGTVMGILRSLGALARAFGPVVSSSVYWIAGAQTCFLITSASFVIPLFLLSKAQRSKEE, encoded by the exons ATGAATGAGGCAGCTGGAGATGGAAGCTCCTTCTCGTCGAAGGTCATCGGCATCGTGTTTATCATCCTGCTGTTGGATCTGCTGGGATTCACGCTGATTCTGCCGCTGCTGCCTTCCATTTTGGATCATTATGCTCAAGCGGGG GATGTCACATATCAGTCTCTGCAGAGTGTGGTGGACTGGTTTAGGAAGGCTGTTGGGATTCCTATGGAAAAGAAATACAACTCTGTTCTGTTTGGAG GTCTGATTGGGTCGCTGTTTTCTTTGCTACAGTTCCTGTCGTCGCCTGTAACAGGCGCTCTGTCTGACCGTCATGGCAGACGACCTCTCCTCATTCTCACCACA GTAGGGCTGGCAGCCTCCTACGCGGTCTGGGCGGTTTCCCGGAGCTTCGCCATGTTCCTGTTGTTTCGGGTAATTGGGGGCATTTGTAAGGGAAACGTCAGCCTCTGCACTGCCATCGTGGCGGACCTGCCGTGTCCAAAAGCACGGAACAGAGGAATG GCAATGATTGGTGTTGCCTTTTCCTTGGGCTTCACCGTTGGACCTCTCATGGGTGCTTACTTTGCTGTCAGCTCCAAaacaacaggaaatgttttctaCGAAACTCCAGCGCTGCTCGCCTTGACCTTCAGTGTtgttgatattttctttatttggatGATGTTGCCAGAGACGCTTCCTAAGGTTGTTAAG GGTTCATCTTCTCATGGTGGAGACTCACTGGACCTTCTCAGTCCAGTTTCCTTGTTCCATTTCACTGCTGTCACCAAGACAAAGGAACCACCTTCTAAAGAAA GAATGCAGAAGCTCCAAGTGTTGggtttggtttatttctgcTACCTCTTCCTGTTCTCCGGCCTAGAGTTCACCCTGAGTTTTCTGACTCACCAGCGCTTCAAGTTTACAAG CATGCAGCAGGGAAAGATGTTCTTCTTCATTGGTGTCATCATGGCTTTAATCCAGGGGGGTTACGCTCGAAGAATCAAACCTGGGCAACACATACGTGCTGTTTACATG GCAATAATGATGCTGATCCCTGCATTCATTCTCATTGGGTTATCGTGGAATATTGCAATGCTCTATATCGGCTTGGCATTGTACTCTTTTG CTGCAGCAATTGTAGTTCCCTGCCTCTCTACCCTTGTTGCTGACCACG GTTCAGCTAATCAGAAAGGTACTGTGATGGGGATCCTGCGTAGTTTGGGTGCGTTGGCAAGAGCGTTTGGGCCAGTGGTGTCATCCTCTG tttattggATTGCAGGAGCACAGACCTGCTTTCTCATCACGTCGGCCTCATTTGTGATTCCACTTTTTCTTCTGAGCAAAGCCCAGAGGTCAAAGGAGGAGTGA